The proteins below are encoded in one region of Paeniglutamicibacter cryotolerans:
- a CDS encoding IS1380 family transposase has product MASLRGKKKTPKTGKKRQRARRVRIGTPDPRLTPSAGIEALREADRVLGLKDSLEAGIGAVKQRNRGLSGGELLLSMASAQLAGEDFFVGLDRRRRDVAGQELEPVPTPPSTTAYGIAKRFGPHQLAGIEAGVASINTTMLGLLSLPRRSSLLKVATIDGDATDIEVYGRSKEKAAHAYTGALTLRSHIGFWAEAGIPLAAELMGGTEDPRANAVDILDRSIARLPEGVQQIRCRWDAGYFAGNLAKACLERNVEFAIGAKRTGKVMAAAAGLGRYTWIPTIGMENTEIAVIDYLPGNWPKDENITCIARRTRVAAGKIPTARARKRRTISKHQLALALEGRIDEVDSYSFILTNMDLSTEEKLAEVEFWYRHRTDIEELNKNAKHGTAMRHLPSSSFSANSVWMWAGLLGCAISAWIQEITGSDHGNGRGRRTVKTIRRELFAIPGRITRGAGITYLRLPPGENLLTRVLPKLQELPSPH; this is encoded by the coding sequence GTGGCAAGCTTACGCGGCAAAAAGAAGACCCCCAAAACCGGGAAAAAGCGCCAACGCGCACGACGGGTCCGCATCGGAACCCCGGACCCCCGACTGACCCCCTCCGCTGGCATAGAAGCCCTACGAGAGGCCGACCGAGTCCTCGGGCTCAAGGACTCACTGGAAGCCGGGATCGGTGCGGTGAAACAACGAAACCGGGGACTCTCAGGCGGGGAACTACTCCTCTCCATGGCCTCGGCACAGTTGGCCGGGGAAGACTTCTTCGTGGGCTTGGACCGCAGAAGGCGGGACGTCGCGGGCCAGGAACTGGAACCGGTGCCCACCCCTCCCTCCACCACCGCCTACGGAATCGCCAAACGCTTCGGACCCCACCAGCTGGCTGGTATCGAAGCGGGTGTTGCCTCCATCAACACCACGATGCTGGGCCTGCTGTCGCTGCCCAGGCGCAGCAGCCTGCTCAAGGTCGCGACCATCGACGGGGACGCCACCGACATCGAGGTCTACGGGCGTTCCAAGGAAAAAGCCGCCCACGCCTACACCGGCGCCCTGACCCTGCGCTCCCACATCGGATTCTGGGCCGAGGCCGGGATCCCTTTGGCCGCCGAACTCATGGGCGGAACCGAAGACCCACGCGCCAACGCCGTGGACATCCTGGACCGATCCATCGCCAGGCTGCCGGAGGGCGTGCAGCAGATCCGCTGCCGTTGGGACGCCGGATACTTCGCCGGGAACCTGGCGAAGGCCTGCCTGGAACGCAACGTGGAATTTGCCATCGGCGCCAAGCGCACCGGCAAGGTCATGGCCGCTGCCGCGGGACTGGGCCGCTACACCTGGATCCCGACCATCGGCATGGAAAACACCGAAATCGCTGTCATCGACTACCTGCCCGGCAACTGGCCCAAAGACGAAAACATTACCTGTATCGCCCGGCGCACCCGCGTGGCCGCAGGCAAGATCCCCACTGCCAGGGCCCGCAAGCGACGCACCATATCCAAGCACCAGCTCGCCCTCGCCTTGGAAGGACGCATCGACGAAGTCGACTCCTATTCCTTCATCCTCACCAACATGGACCTCAGCACCGAGGAGAAGCTGGCGGAGGTTGAATTCTGGTACCGGCACCGCACCGATATCGAGGAACTGAACAAGAACGCCAAGCACGGCACCGCTATGCGCCATTTGCCATCATCTTCTTTTTCAGCCAACAGTGTGTGGATGTGGGCGGGGCTGTTGGGGTGCGCGATCAGCGCTTGGATCCAGGAAATCACCGGGAGCGACCACGGCAACGGACGCGGGCGGCGCACCGTCAAGACGATACGTCGGGAGCTGTTCGCGATCCCCGGGAGGATCACCCGCGGGGCCGGGATTACATACCTGCGCTTGCCGCCCGGTGAAAACCTGCTCACGCGCGTCCTGCCGAAACTACAAGAATTACCGTCCCCCCACTGA